A genomic segment from Thermogemmatispora onikobensis encodes:
- a CDS encoding FHA domain-containing protein, with protein MLLILLYLFLMQVVLTISRDLRRTAAMGSEVGGHTPPVVGHLVVVDSGPSNLLPGTRFDLMPQTTIGRGPTNTIQLPYPFISAEHTRLWYRNGVWYVQDAGSVNGTFLNSKPAREPLPARPGDLIQIGPVSFKLTP; from the coding sequence TTGCTGCTCATCCTTCTCTACCTCTTTTTGATGCAGGTTGTGCTAACGATCTCCCGTGATCTGCGCAGGACGGCGGCCATGGGCAGTGAGGTGGGGGGGCACACGCCGCCGGTGGTTGGGCATCTGGTGGTAGTCGACAGTGGTCCCAGCAATCTGCTGCCGGGGACGCGCTTTGACCTGATGCCGCAGACAACAATTGGGCGTGGTCCTACTAACACGATCCAGTTGCCCTACCCCTTTATTTCTGCTGAGCATACACGGCTCTGGTATCGCAATGGCGTCTGGTATGTTCAGGATGCCGGTAGCGTCAATGGCACCTTTCTGAATAGCAAACCGGCCCGTGAGCCGTTGCCCGCCCGGCCTGGTGATCTGATCCAGATCGGGCCGGTCTCTTTTAAGCTCACGCCCTAG
- a CDS encoding glycosyltransferase family 39 protein codes for MTEPSSGSRPVFFALLLGMALMALGLILPLRALYFYQAFPGSWVEHWLLLPTRLLFPHQPPVSPRHPLDAQALHNAPLNWHDLLLFWGGLALVCLLYLLALRALPPLISYRFILLSTAFLGFILVLYPALTSQDVFSYITYARIGVIYHLNPLTTLPVAISEDPIYQYIFWTTQPSAYGPTWIACTSLLQWLALQLHHSSVWSMVLLLRLFGLAMHLGATILLWSGSSLALAPQESASPRLRLARLTATLALAWNPLLLLEACVNAHNDATILFLIMLACWLLLRWQRRQQVPWLLAATLALALAACLKITFIVIFPGLLLFLLAQEERRPLWLRLRLPAAMLLTYVSCIVLLYWPFWHHGAVLRLFRVNPSASMARNTLYEFLVHLYATIVHIRLIQMNPNTGSLPESVAHTIASLLFILTYAGLCLHALRRPASIRSLSALFGWMALAWLLFCSVGSTWFWPWYLVSWVGLSLLALVSGKGRPALLRSRAFAVTAAFTAFCMLSIYAGYVWGMERTGLPFLPGLQISWLRGLWGWSFLLLVIPLVLTQRRRQQTWSTLAEQPLPLVSHGQGSDRQQRGRLPVS; via the coding sequence ATGACGGAGCCTTCTTCAGGATCGCGACCCGTCTTCTTTGCACTGCTGCTAGGGATGGCCCTGATGGCCCTTGGCCTCATCCTTCCCCTGCGCGCGCTCTACTTCTACCAGGCATTTCCCGGCTCGTGGGTAGAACATTGGCTTCTTCTGCCAACGCGCCTGCTTTTCCCCCACCAGCCACCTGTCTCGCCGCGCCATCCCCTGGACGCTCAGGCCCTGCACAATGCTCCGCTCAACTGGCACGACCTGCTCCTGTTCTGGGGAGGTTTGGCGCTGGTCTGCCTGCTCTATCTGCTAGCCCTCCGCGCCTTGCCTCCCTTGATCTCCTACCGCTTTATCCTCTTATCAACGGCTTTCCTCGGTTTCATTTTAGTATTATATCCTGCTCTGACTTCACAAGACGTTTTCTCCTACATTACCTATGCCCGCATAGGCGTAATTTACCATCTCAATCCCCTGACCACCCTCCCCGTTGCCATCTCTGAGGACCCCATCTATCAATACATCTTTTGGACCACTCAACCCTCGGCCTACGGCCCGACCTGGATCGCCTGCACCAGCCTGCTCCAGTGGCTGGCACTACAGCTGCACCACAGCAGCGTCTGGAGCATGGTGCTGCTCCTACGCCTTTTCGGCCTGGCCATGCACCTTGGGGCCACCATTCTTCTGTGGAGCGGCAGCAGCCTGGCGCTTGCGCCGCAGGAGAGCGCCTCTCCGCGCCTTCGCCTGGCCCGTCTCACCGCCACCCTGGCCCTGGCCTGGAATCCTCTCCTTCTTCTGGAAGCCTGTGTCAACGCTCACAACGATGCCACCATTCTCTTCCTGATCATGCTAGCCTGCTGGCTCCTTCTCCGCTGGCAACGCCGCCAGCAAGTGCCCTGGCTGCTGGCGGCCACTCTGGCCCTGGCCCTGGCGGCCTGTCTCAAAATCACCTTCATCGTCATCTTCCCCGGGCTGCTCCTCTTCCTTCTGGCACAGGAGGAGCGGCGCCCTCTCTGGCTGCGCCTGCGTCTACCAGCGGCCATGCTCCTCACGTATGTGAGCTGTATCGTGCTGCTCTATTGGCCATTCTGGCACCACGGCGCCGTGCTGCGCCTCTTCCGGGTCAACCCCAGTGCCTCGATGGCCCGTAATACACTATATGAATTTTTAGTTCATCTTTACGCGACCATTGTCCATATCCGCTTGATCCAGATGAATCCAAATACGGGGTCCCTTCCGGAGAGTGTGGCCCACACGATCGCCAGTTTGCTCTTTATACTCACCTACGCTGGTCTCTGCCTCCACGCCTTACGGCGGCCTGCCTCCATCCGTTCCCTCTCCGCGCTCTTCGGCTGGATGGCCCTGGCCTGGCTTCTCTTCTGCAGTGTTGGCTCTACCTGGTTCTGGCCGTGGTATCTGGTAAGCTGGGTTGGCCTGAGCCTGCTTGCGCTGGTGAGTGGCAAGGGCCGGCCAGCCCTGCTGCGCTCGCGGGCTTTTGCGGTTACTGCGGCCTTCACCGCCTTCTGCATGCTTTCAATCTATGCTGGCTATGTCTGGGGGATGGAGCGCACCGGGCTTCCCTTCTTACCCGGCTTACAAATCAGCTGGCTGCGCGGCCTATGGGGCTGGTCCTTCCTGCTGCTGGTCATTCCGTTGGTACTGACTCAGCGCCGGCGCCAGCAGACCTGGTCAACGCTGGCAGAGCAGCCGCTGCCGCTGGTGAGCCACGGACAAGGGAGCGACAGGCAACAGCGGGGACGTCTGCCAGTCTCCTGA
- a CDS encoding FhaA domain-containing protein encodes MKTRQNPLSRFEAFMQRLIEGPFAFLFPSRLEPVEVARKLERAMEDNVFQGVDRLLAPNVYDIYLSIKDHQRFAPSQAILVREWQEDLVNLARQRHYTLRSNPVLRLHADSTLRPGLVRIEAELVDRQHRTGDPSVDGEVMETQALSAEQLAQLRAQLQSGQLLPGIDAPAGSSMSGLATARPAPPMPQAWLTIRVPQGQQVYRIEKPVVNIGRQLNNDIIVEDKRVSRYHAQIKYQPNGQFMLFDLGSTNGITVNGMPGVRQHTLRSGDRFTIGSYDFYFERR; translated from the coding sequence GTGAAAACGCGCCAGAATCCACTCTCACGGTTTGAAGCCTTTATGCAGCGGCTGATCGAGGGGCCGTTTGCTTTTCTCTTCCCTTCGCGACTGGAGCCGGTGGAGGTGGCTCGCAAGCTGGAGCGGGCGATGGAGGATAACGTCTTCCAGGGGGTGGATCGCCTGCTGGCACCCAACGTCTACGATATTTACCTGAGTATCAAGGACCATCAGCGTTTCGCTCCCAGCCAGGCGATTCTGGTTCGCGAGTGGCAGGAGGATCTGGTGAATCTGGCTCGCCAACGACACTATACCCTGCGCTCCAATCCGGTGCTGCGCCTCCATGCCGACAGTACCTTGCGCCCGGGCCTGGTGCGCATCGAAGCCGAGCTGGTCGACCGGCAGCATCGGACTGGCGATCCCAGCGTCGACGGCGAGGTGATGGAGACCCAGGCGCTGAGCGCCGAACAGCTTGCGCAGCTGCGGGCCCAGTTGCAGTCTGGCCAATTGTTACCTGGCATCGACGCCCCCGCCGGCTCGTCGATGAGTGGCCTGGCTACAGCACGCCCTGCCCCCCCAATGCCACAGGCCTGGCTCACCATTCGCGTGCCCCAGGGCCAGCAGGTCTATCGCATCGAGAAGCCAGTCGTCAATATCGGCAGACAGCTCAATAACGATATTATTGTGGAAGATAAGCGCGTCTCTCGCTACCATGCGCAAATCAAATATCAGCCCAATGGACAGTTTATGCTCTTCGATCTCGGTAGCACCAACGGAATCACGGTGAATGGGATGCCCGGGGTACGGCAGCATACCCTGCGCAGCGGTGATCGTTTCACCATTGGAAGCTACGATTTCTACTTCGAGCGAAGGTAG
- a CDS encoding FtsW/RodA/SpoVE family cell cycle protein has product MTFRYRWKELGLFIIPFLILLLGMTQLLLANRDQTSSLSTRNLPPVQGLIPILGLIALFLTVNIVLSFFFSRADQMLLPLVGLLSGLGVLMAMRIGPDINRSTLGTQQLIWVILGIIMCMVTLFGLRRMQWLERYKYTWAVLGLFLVCVTLVNTFHVKNLDSPTHDQLKLGPFAFQPSELLKICIVIFFAAYLSENRDILAGKGPRFGPFRLPPLRQLGPVFMMLGIALLLFLVVRELGLALLIYSLFLCMIYLSSQKKSYVFFGLLLFALLGFIGYSLFSYVRNRFAVVGFDVVNWQHWTQAQTDFAENKGFQVVQGLITLSSGGILGAGLGLGHPTIVPVVESDMVLTALGEELGLGGLLALIGLYLLLIYRGYRIAMEARDPFNQLLAAGLTSIFALQTLIIAAGNIKLLPLTGIPLPFLSYGGSSVIANYIIIGILLRISHNSALEREGLA; this is encoded by the coding sequence ATGACGTTTCGCTATCGCTGGAAAGAACTGGGATTATTCATTATCCCGTTTCTGATTTTGCTGCTGGGCATGACCCAGCTCTTACTGGCCAATCGTGATCAGACCTCCTCTCTGAGCACACGCAATTTGCCGCCGGTCCAGGGGCTTATTCCTATTCTGGGTCTGATCGCCCTGTTTCTGACAGTCAACATTGTGCTGAGCTTCTTTTTCTCGCGGGCCGATCAAATGCTGCTGCCGCTGGTGGGCTTGCTCAGCGGCCTGGGGGTGCTGATGGCGATGCGCATCGGCCCCGATATCAATCGTTCCACGTTGGGGACGCAGCAGCTGATCTGGGTGATCCTGGGCATTATCATGTGCATGGTCACCCTCTTCGGCTTGCGGCGCATGCAGTGGCTGGAGCGCTACAAATATACCTGGGCCGTGCTCGGCCTCTTTCTGGTCTGCGTGACTCTGGTCAATACCTTCCATGTGAAGAATCTCGACAGCCCAACGCATGACCAGCTCAAGCTTGGTCCTTTTGCCTTCCAGCCCTCAGAGCTGCTCAAGATCTGCATTGTCATCTTCTTCGCGGCCTACCTGAGCGAGAATCGCGATATTCTGGCTGGCAAAGGGCCGCGCTTTGGCCCTTTCCGCCTGCCCCCGTTGCGCCAGCTCGGCCCCGTCTTTATGATGTTGGGCATTGCTCTGCTCCTCTTCCTGGTGGTACGCGAGTTAGGGCTGGCCCTCTTGATCTACAGTCTCTTCCTCTGCATGATCTATCTCAGCTCCCAAAAGAAGTCCTATGTCTTCTTTGGGTTGCTGCTGTTTGCTCTCCTGGGCTTCATTGGCTATTCCCTCTTCAGCTATGTGCGTAATCGCTTCGCGGTTGTTGGCTTTGATGTGGTGAACTGGCAACACTGGACCCAGGCCCAGACGGATTTTGCTGAGAATAAGGGGTTCCAGGTTGTCCAGGGACTGATCACCCTCTCCAGCGGTGGCATTCTCGGCGCCGGCCTCGGGCTGGGCCATCCGACGATCGTTCCGGTAGTGGAGTCGGATATGGTCCTGACCGCCCTGGGTGAGGAGTTGGGACTGGGGGGCTTGCTAGCTCTCATTGGCCTCTATCTGCTGCTGATCTACCGGGGCTACCGCATTGCTATGGAAGCTCGCGACCCCTTTAACCAGCTCCTGGCAGCGGGTCTGACCTCAATCTTTGCGCTGCAGACTCTGATTATTGCCGCTGGTAATATCAAGCTGCTTCCTCTCACTGGTATTCCCTTGCCCTTCCTGAGCTACGGTGGTAGCTCGGTGATCGCTAACTATATTATTATCGGCATTCTCCTGCGCATCTCCCACAATAGCGCTCTGGAGCGCGAAGGGCTGGCTTAG